CATATAAACCAGGTAATGAAGTTTTCATTTTTAAATCAACAATAACCTCACCTTGCTTGTTTGTTTCACATATAAATGTTCCATCTTCATTCTTTATTGGCTCATTTAATACATCTCTTCCTACAAATACAAATACTCCTGGTACAGCTAAGTCTTTGATACTTCCATCAATCTTACTTTTTACTTTTAATCCTGTAACTCCTGACATATCTCCATATACTTCTTCTACATCTACATTTGTTACTTCTTCTATATTTTTTGTATTTTTCATATGCTCTATTGTTGTAGGTGCTGCTCTATATGTATCTCTTCTATGTACTACATATACTTTTGAACATATCTTTGATAAGTATACTGCTTCTTCTAATGCTGAATCTCCTCCACCAATAACTGCTACTTCTTTTCCTTTATAAAAAAATCCATCACAAGTAGCACAAGTTGATATCCCTCTTCCAAAAAACTCATTTTCACCTTTAAATCCAGCACGTCTTGGAACTGAACCTGTTGCTAATAAAACAGCTTTAGCTTCATATGTATTTCCATCTTCTGTAGTTAATGTAAAAATATCATTATTTTTAACAACTGATGTTGTTT
The window above is part of the Malaciobacter marinus genome. Proteins encoded here:
- the trxB gene encoding thioredoxin-disulfide reductase; amino-acid sequence: MLDLAIIGGGPAGLTAGLYATRGGLKDVVMFEMGMPGGQITGSSEIENYPGQEKVMSGLDLMQTWPEQAMKFGLKHEMKKTTSVVKNNDIFTLTTEDGNTYEAKAVLLATGSVPRRAGFKGENEFFGRGISTCATCDGFFYKGKEVAVIGGGDSALEEAVYLSKICSKVYVVHRRDTYRAAPTTIEHMKNTKNIEEVTNVDVEEVYGDMSGVTGLKVKSKIDGSIKDLAVPGVFVFVGRDVLNEPIKNEDGTFICETNKQGEVIVDLKMKTSLPGLYAAGDVRIDAAKQVVCAAGDGATAAVDIIEFLG